A single genomic interval of Porphyromonas sp. oral taxon 275 harbors:
- a CDS encoding dihydrolipoamide acetyltransferase, producing the protein MGNDKLRATPAARSLAHRMGVELSEIVGSGFKGRIHAEDVADFSYEQGGGITPLAKKIAEVFGLDTSSIKGTGFRGKIRRADVAAALGDRYTTNLEQIIDPFTATPSAAKAAPAAAAPKAEAPAAPAAAAPAAPEGGVEIVPMNMMRRVIAKRMSDSYFSAPTFVLNYEVDMYEATKLRKQLLEPIKEKTGKKLTVTDIISIAVVRTLMNHPYINASLSPDGSQIELHHYVNLAMAVGMDEGLLVPVVHGAEKLSLVELMLRLKDITERAVGKKLTPADQEGSTFTISNLGMYGVESFTSIINQPNSAILSIAGTKEMPVVRNGEVVVRPIMKMSLTSDHRVINGLAAAKFMQELKATLESPLPLLV; encoded by the coding sequence ATGGGAAATGATAAACTAAGAGCCACACCTGCGGCTCGCTCACTGGCACACCGCATGGGGGTCGAGCTGAGCGAGATCGTCGGCTCTGGCTTCAAGGGACGCATCCACGCTGAGGATGTAGCTGACTTCAGCTACGAGCAGGGTGGGGGGATCACGCCCCTAGCAAAGAAGATCGCAGAAGTCTTTGGTCTGGATACTTCCTCCATCAAGGGGACGGGCTTTCGTGGCAAGATCCGCCGTGCGGACGTCGCTGCGGCACTGGGTGATCGCTATACGACCAACCTTGAGCAGATCATCGATCCCTTCACGGCTACTCCCTCTGCTGCTAAGGCTGCTCCTGCGGCTGCTGCGCCCAAGGCCGAGGCTCCCGCTGCTCCTGCAGCTGCGGCACCTGCAGCCCCCGAAGGTGGTGTCGAGATCGTACCGATGAATATGATGCGTCGCGTCATCGCCAAGCGCATGAGCGACAGCTACTTCTCCGCACCGACCTTCGTACTGAACTACGAGGTCGACATGTACGAGGCTACCAAGCTCCGCAAGCAGCTCCTCGAGCCCATCAAGGAGAAGACGGGGAAGAAGCTCACGGTCACGGACATCATCTCCATCGCCGTGGTGCGCACGCTGATGAATCATCCCTATATCAACGCTTCGCTCTCGCCCGACGGCTCTCAGATCGAGCTGCACCACTACGTCAACCTCGCTATGGCAGTAGGTATGGACGAGGGTCTGCTGGTGCCCGTAGTGCATGGCGCTGAGAAGCTCAGCCTCGTCGAACTGATGCTCCGCCTCAAGGACATCACCGAGCGCGCCGTGGGCAAGAAGCTGACGCCCGCCGATCAGGAAGGCAGCACCTTCACCATCTCCAACCTCGGGATGTACGGCGTCGAGTCCTTCACCTCGATCATCAACCAGCCTAACTCGGCCATCCTCTCCATCGCAGGTACGAAGGAAATGCCTGTCGTACGCAATGGCGAGGTCGTCGTCCGTCCGATCATGAAGATGAGCCTCACCTCCGACCACCGCGTCATCAATGGGCTGGCTGCGGCTAAGTTCATGCAGGAGCTCAAGGCTACACTGGAGTCGCCACTGCCTCTCCTCGTTTAA
- a CDS encoding 2-phosphosulfolactate phosphatase, whose translation MNIYLCPSSELYPLYHRLGCCVIVVDIFRASTTMVTALAHRARSIIPVASTEEAERLGQSADCLVAAERDTRRCAFAQLGNDPAEYSYEAVSGCDIVFTTTNGTRSITIAQQHGAEELLVGAFINLNATLEHCAAAGRDILVLAAGWRGQASMEDMLYAGALAHRAEKLGLGQAADDATRMMCDLWRAHCLSLGERVRYLRESEHYQRLVASGFADSVPYCLSLDLHPLVARMEGDRLLALNEHPAYT comes from the coding sequence ATGAACATCTATCTCTGTCCTTCCTCCGAGCTCTATCCGCTCTACCATCGCCTAGGCTGCTGTGTGATCGTCGTCGATATCTTCCGCGCCAGTACGACCATGGTGACAGCGCTGGCCCATCGAGCACGCAGCATCATCCCCGTAGCTAGTACCGAGGAGGCCGAGCGCCTGGGGCAATCTGCAGACTGCCTCGTCGCAGCAGAGCGAGACACGCGCCGCTGCGCCTTCGCCCAGCTGGGCAATGACCCTGCCGAGTATAGCTACGAGGCCGTAAGCGGCTGTGACATCGTCTTCACGACGACCAACGGTACCCGCTCCATCACCATCGCCCAGCAGCATGGGGCTGAGGAGCTCCTCGTCGGGGCCTTCATCAATCTCAATGCGACCCTAGAGCATTGTGCTGCCGCGGGGCGCGACATCCTCGTCCTAGCTGCAGGCTGGCGCGGGCAAGCCTCTATGGAGGATATGCTCTACGCGGGAGCCTTGGCCCATCGAGCTGAGAAGCTCGGACTAGGCCAGGCGGCTGACGACGCTACCCGCATGATGTGCGACCTCTGGCGAGCACATTGTCTGAGCCTAGGGGAGCGCGTCCGCTACCTCAGAGAGAGTGAGCACTATCAGCGCCTCGTGGCCTCGGGCTTTGCTGACTCCGTCCCCTATTGCCTCAGCCTCGATCTCCATCCCTTGGTAGCCAGGATGGAGGGCGATAGACTCCTCGCTCTGAACGAACACCCAGCTTATACCTAA
- a CDS encoding alpha-ketoacid dehydrogenase subunit beta has protein sequence MIEGQETKVMSVRDAIIEAMSEEMRREENVFLIGEDVGVYGGDFGTSVGMLEEFGSERVRDTPISENAISGAAVGAALTGMRPIVDVTFMDFIVYMMDNIVNQAAKTRYMYGGKGSVPVVFRCAAGSGLGSAAQHSQSLEAWFCHIPGLKVVAPGTPADVKGILKAAIRDNNPVIFLEYKAQYNMKGEVPTDPDFVLPIGKADLKRTGKDVTVVTYGRMLERVLKAADMALEKGIEVEVVDLMTLMPLDKEAIINSVKKTGRVLLVNDAHKTGGFLGEIAAVITESDAFDYLDNRILRLAAEDIPTPYNHSLEVAMLPDANRILEYIERLYTKR, from the coding sequence ATGATAGAAGGACAAGAAACAAAGGTGATGTCCGTGCGTGACGCCATCATCGAGGCTATGAGCGAAGAGATGCGCCGTGAGGAGAACGTCTTCCTCATCGGTGAGGACGTCGGTGTCTATGGTGGTGACTTCGGTACCTCTGTAGGGATGCTGGAGGAGTTCGGTAGCGAGCGCGTCCGTGATACCCCCATCTCGGAGAATGCCATCTCGGGTGCTGCCGTAGGGGCAGCTCTGACGGGGATGCGCCCCATCGTGGACGTGACCTTCATGGACTTCATTGTCTATATGATGGACAACATCGTCAACCAGGCTGCCAAGACGCGCTATATGTACGGTGGTAAGGGCTCGGTACCCGTAGTCTTCCGCTGTGCTGCTGGCTCGGGCCTTGGTTCGGCTGCTCAGCACTCGCAGAGCCTAGAGGCGTGGTTCTGCCACATCCCTGGCCTCAAGGTCGTAGCCCCTGGTACCCCTGCTGATGTCAAGGGTATCCTCAAGGCTGCCATCCGTGATAACAATCCCGTGATCTTCCTTGAGTACAAGGCTCAGTACAACATGAAGGGCGAGGTACCTACCGACCCCGACTTCGTACTGCCCATCGGCAAGGCTGACCTCAAGCGTACGGGTAAGGACGTGACCGTCGTCACCTACGGCCGTATGCTGGAGCGTGTCCTCAAGGCTGCCGATATGGCCCTGGAGAAGGGCATCGAGGTTGAGGTCGTCGACCTGATGACGCTCATGCCGCTGGACAAGGAGGCGATCATCAACTCCGTGAAGAAGACGGGCCGCGTGCTGCTGGTCAATGATGCGCACAAGACGGGCGGCTTCCTCGGCGAGATCGCAGCCGTGATCACCGAGAGCGATGCCTTCGACTACCTCGATAATCGCATCCTTCGCCTTGCAGCCGAGGATATCCCTACGCCTTACAACCACTCGCTGGAGGTCGCTATGCTCCCCGATGCCAACCGCATCCTCGAGTACATCGAGCGCCTCTACACCAAGCGCTAG
- a CDS encoding phospho-sugar mutase, whose product MEQNDLLAQVRAKASAWLAPGYDAETRAEVQRMLDNPDTTELVEAFYKDLEFGTGGLRGIMGVGSNRMNRYTVGAATQGLANYLKREFASLPQIAVAIGHDCRNNSDVFARITAEVFSANGIKVYLFESLRPTPEVSFAIRELGCQSGVMITASHNPKEYNGYKAYWSDGAQMIAPHDRNTIIEVNKVTKVEDIRFEARPELIEYIGEDFDKKFIERVASLSAPQRESIARHHDLKIVYTPIHGTGVRIIPETLRAIGFTNIINVPEQDVVSGNFPTVHSPNPEEPAALELAIRKAEEVGADLVLASDPDADRIGVAVRNTEGKIVLINGNEICSLLVYYAIMSRKESGRLQPQDYVVKTIVTTELTRAIAEKNEVTLFDCYTGFKWIADVIRQNEGKRNYIGGGEESYGFLREDFIRDKSSVSACAMFCELAAWALDKGLSIYELLQQVFLEYGLYKEQGVSVVRKGKSGAEEIEAMMKNFRENPLKTLAGSPVVEVLDYAKLEGRWIDKGEVFTLDMPTTSNVLQYKTADGTKVSIRPSGTEPKIKFYIGVRGKLTKIEELAEAEAACLDKIATIRQELGI is encoded by the coding sequence ATGGAGCAAAACGATCTCCTCGCCCAGGTGCGAGCTAAAGCCAGTGCCTGGCTTGCCCCAGGCTATGACGCTGAGACGCGTGCTGAGGTACAGCGTATGCTAGACAACCCCGATACAACAGAGCTAGTGGAGGCCTTCTACAAGGACCTAGAGTTCGGCACAGGTGGGCTGCGTGGGATTATGGGCGTAGGCTCTAATCGCATGAACCGCTACACGGTAGGGGCTGCGACGCAGGGGCTAGCCAACTACCTCAAGCGCGAATTCGCCTCGCTCCCGCAGATCGCCGTAGCTATCGGCCATGACTGCCGCAACAATAGCGATGTCTTCGCCCGCATCACGGCAGAGGTCTTCTCCGCCAATGGCATCAAGGTCTATCTCTTCGAGAGCCTCCGTCCTACGCCAGAGGTCTCCTTCGCTATCCGCGAGCTGGGCTGCCAGAGTGGGGTGATGATCACCGCCTCGCACAACCCCAAGGAGTACAACGGCTATAAGGCTTACTGGAGCGATGGTGCCCAGATGATCGCCCCGCACGACCGCAATACGATCATCGAGGTGAACAAGGTGACCAAGGTCGAGGATATCCGCTTCGAGGCACGCCCCGAGCTCATCGAGTACATCGGGGAGGACTTTGATAAGAAGTTCATCGAGCGTGTGGCTAGCCTCTCCGCTCCCCAGCGCGAGTCCATCGCCCGCCACCACGACCTCAAGATCGTCTATACGCCCATCCACGGCACGGGCGTACGTATCATCCCTGAGACACTACGCGCCATCGGCTTCACCAATATCATCAACGTCCCTGAGCAGGATGTCGTCAGTGGCAACTTCCCCACAGTCCACTCGCCCAACCCCGAGGAGCCCGCTGCGCTTGAGCTCGCGATCCGTAAGGCTGAGGAAGTAGGAGCAGACCTCGTGCTAGCCTCTGACCCCGATGCTGACCGTATCGGGGTAGCCGTCCGCAACACGGAGGGCAAGATCGTCCTCATCAATGGGAACGAGATCTGCTCCCTGCTGGTCTACTATGCGATCATGAGCCGCAAGGAGTCTGGTCGCCTGCAGCCCCAGGACTACGTGGTAAAGACCATCGTTACGACTGAGCTGACCCGCGCCATCGCAGAGAAGAACGAGGTAACGCTCTTCGACTGCTACACGGGCTTCAAGTGGATCGCCGACGTCATCCGTCAGAACGAAGGCAAGCGCAACTACATCGGTGGCGGAGAGGAGAGCTATGGCTTCCTTCGCGAGGACTTCATCCGCGACAAGAGTTCGGTCTCGGCCTGCGCCATGTTCTGCGAGCTTGCAGCCTGGGCTCTGGATAAGGGTCTCTCGATCTACGAACTGCTGCAGCAGGTCTTCCTTGAGTACGGTCTGTACAAGGAGCAGGGCGTAAGTGTCGTCCGCAAGGGCAAGAGCGGCGCCGAGGAGATCGAGGCTATGATGAAGAACTTCCGCGAGAACCCGCTGAAGACACTAGCAGGCAGCCCGGTCGTTGAGGTGCTTGACTACGCCAAGCTCGAGGGCCGCTGGATCGACAAGGGTGAGGTATTCACGCTCGACATGCCCACGACGAGCAACGTCCTCCAGTACAAGACGGCGGACGGTACCAAGGTCTCTATCCGCCCCTCGGGGACGGAGCCTAAAATCAAGTTCTACATCGGGGTGCGCGGCAAGCTCACCAAGATCGAGGAGCTCGCCGAGGCCGAGGCAGCGTGTCTGGACAAGATCGCCACCATCCGCCAGGAGCTAGGAATCTAA
- a CDS encoding DMT family transporter, protein MNKIDRQTLLAHLSLLGDACCWGLMAPLGKDAMQHGITGFTLVACRLLGGAALFWIASLFAPKEGVERKDRYRFILAAVFGLLCNQCCFTLGLSLTSPVNAGIVTTTMPIFAMILAALILGEPITGKKGLGVFLGCTGALLLVLGSSRASGTAPGGNIWGDLLCMGGQVSYALYLALFSKLARRYSVFTVNKWMFLWASIMALPLTVGELSATPWSSLSLKTGLEVGYVVFFGTFVSYLLMINGQQSLRPTVVSMYNYVQPIVAVVVSVVLGLASFGWLHLAAIVLVFLGVWLVTISRAKAEEKRAA, encoded by the coding sequence ATGAATAAGATCGATAGACAGACCTTGCTGGCGCACCTGAGCCTCCTTGGGGATGCCTGTTGCTGGGGACTGATGGCACCGCTCGGGAAGGATGCGATGCAGCATGGGATCACGGGCTTCACCTTGGTAGCCTGCCGCTTACTCGGAGGAGCTGCTCTGTTTTGGATTGCTTCGCTCTTCGCCCCTAAGGAGGGCGTAGAGCGGAAGGATCGTTATCGCTTCATCCTCGCGGCGGTCTTCGGGCTGCTGTGCAACCAGTGTTGCTTCACACTCGGGCTGAGCCTTACGAGTCCCGTGAACGCAGGGATCGTCACGACGACGATGCCTATCTTCGCGATGATCCTCGCGGCGCTGATCCTCGGCGAGCCCATCACGGGCAAGAAAGGCCTAGGCGTCTTCCTAGGCTGTACGGGCGCGCTGCTCCTGGTCCTCGGTAGCTCTCGGGCAAGTGGTACCGCTCCTGGGGGCAATATCTGGGGCGACCTGCTCTGTATGGGTGGCCAAGTGAGCTACGCACTCTATCTAGCGCTCTTCAGCAAGCTGGCACGGCGCTACTCCGTCTTTACAGTCAATAAATGGATGTTCCTCTGGGCCTCGATCATGGCGCTTCCGCTGACCGTGGGAGAGCTAAGCGCCACGCCCTGGAGCTCCCTCAGCCTCAAGACGGGCCTAGAGGTAGGCTATGTCGTCTTCTTCGGCACCTTCGTCAGCTACCTCCTCATGATCAACGGACAGCAGAGCCTACGGCCGACAGTGGTGAGCATGTACAACTATGTACAGCCCATCGTGGCCGTCGTGGTGAGCGTGGTACTCGGGCTGGCCTCCTTCGGCTGGCTGCACCTCGCGGCCATCGTCCTCGTCTTCCTCGGGGTATGGCTCGTGACGATCTCGCGCGCCAAGGCCGAGGAGAAGCGTGCCGCTTGA
- the lpdA gene encoding dihydrolipoyl dehydrogenase: MATEIIMPKTGLDMTEGEIVSWRKNEGDPVQAGEVLLEIMTDKTSMELEAEASGVLLKITHQAGETVPIAEVIGYIGEAGESLDTVPSKDEIIPEKKEGPAHEGAPQPLIHLDGSYHLCVIGGGPAGYVAAIRAAQLGAKVAIVEKAEFGGTCLNKGCIPTKTFLRNAEILDGVAQAAARGINFADMSFSVDMKKLVKYKDGVVKKLTGGVYSLLKSNGVEVFRGVGKINRDKDVVVDGKDIIKADKIILAGGSKVGRINIPGIDHPAVLTSDDILSLEERPESLVVIGGGVIGVEMAEALVSLGTKVTIIEMADYIIPALDKEVSQTLRGELEKRGVTIITGAAIDKIEDRSGKLAAILKDGRAIEGEKALLSIGRVPDLEGVGEIEFEIERGRIKVDKYMETSVKGIYAPGDVNGLKMLAHTAFRMGEVAAENALHGNERELKMLSAPSVVYTRPEVATVGLTEDQAREHYGDIRVGKFPFVANGRALASGETEGFVKVILDNKYGEILGIHIIGAMAAEMISQASLIMEMEATAEEVIATIYGHPTYSEALYEAIADALGLAIHLPAKKK; the protein is encoded by the coding sequence ATGGCAACAGAGATCATCATGCCCAAAACGGGCCTAGACATGACAGAAGGTGAGATCGTAAGCTGGCGCAAGAACGAGGGTGACCCCGTGCAGGCTGGTGAAGTCCTCCTAGAGATCATGACCGATAAGACGAGCATGGAGCTCGAGGCAGAGGCCTCCGGCGTCCTGCTCAAGATCACCCACCAGGCAGGCGAGACCGTGCCCATCGCTGAGGTCATCGGCTATATCGGTGAGGCAGGCGAGAGCCTCGACACCGTCCCCTCCAAGGATGAGATCATCCCTGAGAAGAAGGAAGGCCCCGCACACGAAGGTGCTCCCCAGCCCCTCATCCACCTCGACGGCTCCTATCACCTCTGCGTCATCGGTGGTGGCCCTGCTGGCTATGTAGCTGCTATCCGCGCTGCTCAGCTCGGTGCTAAGGTCGCTATCGTAGAGAAGGCTGAGTTCGGTGGTACCTGCCTCAATAAGGGCTGTATCCCTACCAAGACCTTCCTGCGCAACGCTGAGATCCTCGACGGGGTAGCTCAGGCAGCTGCTCGCGGGATCAACTTCGCTGACATGAGCTTCTCTGTCGACATGAAGAAGCTCGTCAAGTACAAGGATGGTGTCGTCAAGAAGCTCACCGGTGGAGTCTACTCGCTGCTCAAGAGCAATGGCGTAGAGGTCTTCCGCGGTGTCGGTAAGATCAATCGCGACAAGGACGTCGTCGTCGACGGTAAGGACATCATCAAGGCGGATAAGATCATCCTCGCTGGTGGCTCCAAGGTTGGCCGCATCAATATCCCAGGCATTGATCACCCCGCTGTACTGACCAGCGATGACATCCTCAGCCTCGAGGAGCGTCCTGAGAGCCTAGTCGTCATCGGTGGCGGTGTCATCGGTGTCGAGATGGCCGAGGCTCTGGTCTCGCTCGGGACGAAGGTCACCATCATCGAGATGGCAGACTACATCATCCCTGCTCTGGACAAGGAAGTATCGCAGACGCTACGCGGCGAACTCGAGAAGCGCGGCGTGACGATCATCACCGGTGCCGCCATCGACAAGATCGAGGACCGCTCGGGCAAGCTCGCTGCTATCCTAAAGGATGGCCGTGCGATCGAGGGTGAGAAGGCGCTGCTCTCCATCGGTCGTGTGCCCGACCTCGAGGGTGTCGGCGAGATCGAGTTCGAGATCGAGCGTGGTCGCATCAAGGTCGACAAGTATATGGAGACGAGCGTCAAGGGTATCTATGCTCCTGGTGACGTCAACGGTCTGAAGATGCTTGCCCACACGGCCTTCCGCATGGGTGAGGTCGCTGCTGAGAACGCGCTGCACGGCAACGAGCGCGAGCTGAAGATGCTCTCCGCTCCCTCCGTTGTCTACACGCGTCCCGAGGTAGCTACCGTCGGTCTGACCGAAGATCAGGCTCGCGAGCACTACGGTGATATCCGTGTCGGTAAGTTCCCCTTCGTGGCCAACGGCCGTGCCCTCGCCTCTGGTGAGACCGAAGGCTTCGTCAAGGTCATCCTCGACAACAAATATGGCGAGATCCTTGGGATCCACATCATCGGCGCTATGGCTGCCGAGATGATCAGCCAGGCTTCGCTCATCATGGAGATGGAGGCTACTGCAGAGGAGGTCATCGCTACGATCTACGGTCACCCCACCTATTCGGAAGCCCTCTACGAAGCGATTGCTGACGCTCTTGGTCTGGCTATTCACCTGCCTGCCAAGAAGAAGTAG
- a CDS encoding S9 family peptidase: MIRSITTCALGLLLLTGGQLEAQQLTHGKRYSEISLRRPMLIDSVNVQNRPFDLLSQIKQPYALKEHNAQPIAASAGGIFSVPRAPKGDAATLSIYSFNLVSPGYTRGKIKLHGRGRYALYLGERLLGSNEQRPATSDSEPALSLPLSLEATHGTLQVRVLGMPGDSVSGDFRLAYEPEAKFAPLDSAASTAGTRYIDWNYITHGKQLYSAAVSPSGRYVLVTYSDRAPKKGATYQELRDASGKIIRTTQHLSGAQWMPKQDMLVLQRYNGLSQQLLKINPATGESSVWVDQLPGTSYAIGPDEQTLYIYQQDKGPEKHPMAIRRLSPNDRMPGWRHRTSIYRYDIRTGAYTPLLYGLHSASIQGITEDGKQLLISEHKTKWTETPYNQTTLYRYTPETGRIDTIFRDQFNIAGTSFIPGTDDLLIEGSPDAFGGIANTLGRTANGYEHELFRLHIPTGKVTALTRDFDPNVEAVHYVGKLHAFVFTAENGSRKSLYKLDVRSNKISQIPTSEEVVRSLGVARFGSDLWYIGQSLNNASRLYRIAGASKEQLVWDLSAEKLRDVRFTAAKDFVYTTPDGVKIDGWYYLPPNFDPKKKYPMIVYYYGGTVPLTRQLETTYNLAMFAAQGYIAYSLNPRGCTGYGQAFAADHLNAWGTKTADDIIGAVKTFAAEHPYVDIKKIGCCGASYGGFMTQYLQTKTDLFAAAISHAGISSISSYWAGGYWGVGYSSVASASSYPWNNPELYTKHSPLFNADKIHTPLLLLHGTSDVNVPPSESTALYNALKILGRPVELVEFTGEDHHILEPERQDIWIRTICAWFAKYLQDKPEWWDMLYPRTPYDK, translated from the coding sequence ATGATCCGATCTATCACGACATGCGCCCTAGGTCTCCTGCTCCTCACGGGAGGGCAGCTAGAGGCGCAGCAGCTGACTCACGGCAAGCGCTATAGCGAGATCAGCCTGAGACGGCCTATGCTTATCGACTCGGTCAATGTGCAGAATCGCCCCTTCGACCTCCTGAGCCAGATCAAGCAGCCCTATGCCCTCAAGGAGCATAATGCCCAGCCCATCGCGGCCTCAGCGGGGGGGATCTTCTCCGTGCCCAGGGCGCCGAAGGGAGACGCCGCCACGCTGAGCATCTACTCCTTCAACCTCGTCTCCCCAGGCTACACGCGTGGCAAGATCAAGCTGCATGGCCGCGGACGCTATGCCCTCTACCTCGGGGAGCGCCTCCTGGGCTCCAACGAGCAGCGCCCCGCCACCTCAGACTCCGAGCCCGCCCTCTCGCTGCCGCTGAGCCTCGAGGCGACGCATGGCACGCTTCAGGTGCGCGTCCTCGGGATGCCAGGGGATAGTGTCAGCGGAGACTTCCGCCTGGCGTATGAGCCTGAGGCGAAGTTCGCCCCGCTTGACTCCGCTGCTAGCACAGCGGGTACCCGCTACATCGACTGGAACTATATCACGCATGGTAAGCAGCTCTACTCCGCTGCGGTGTCCCCCTCGGGGCGCTACGTCCTGGTGACCTACTCCGACCGAGCTCCAAAGAAGGGTGCCACCTATCAGGAGCTACGCGATGCCTCGGGCAAGATCATCCGCACCACGCAGCACCTCTCGGGGGCTCAGTGGATGCCCAAGCAGGATATGCTCGTGCTGCAGCGCTACAATGGTCTTTCGCAACAGCTGCTCAAGATCAACCCTGCCACGGGCGAGAGCTCGGTGTGGGTGGATCAGCTCCCGGGCACCAGCTATGCGATCGGTCCCGATGAGCAGACCCTCTACATCTACCAGCAGGACAAGGGCCCAGAGAAGCACCCCATGGCCATACGCCGCCTCTCACCCAATGACCGTATGCCAGGCTGGCGCCATCGTACGAGCATCTACCGCTACGACATCCGCACAGGCGCCTATACGCCGCTCCTCTACGGGCTGCACTCGGCCTCCATCCAGGGGATAACGGAGGATGGCAAGCAGCTCCTCATCTCGGAGCACAAGACCAAGTGGACGGAGACGCCCTACAATCAGACGACGCTCTACCGCTACACGCCCGAGACGGGACGCATCGACACGATCTTCCGCGATCAGTTCAATATCGCTGGTACCTCCTTCATCCCTGGCACCGATGACCTGCTCATCGAGGGCTCACCCGATGCCTTCGGTGGCATCGCCAATACGCTAGGCCGTACGGCCAACGGCTACGAGCACGAGCTCTTCCGCCTGCATATCCCTACGGGCAAGGTGACGGCACTGACGCGCGACTTCGACCCCAACGTGGAAGCTGTCCACTACGTGGGGAAGCTCCACGCCTTCGTCTTCACGGCGGAGAACGGCAGCCGCAAGTCGCTCTACAAGCTCGATGTCCGCAGCAATAAGATCAGCCAGATCCCCACGAGCGAGGAGGTCGTCCGCTCGCTAGGCGTGGCCCGCTTCGGTAGTGACCTCTGGTACATCGGGCAGAGCCTCAACAACGCGAGCCGCCTCTACCGCATCGCAGGGGCGAGCAAGGAACAGCTCGTCTGGGACCTCTCGGCCGAGAAGCTGCGCGATGTACGCTTCACCGCTGCCAAGGACTTCGTCTACACCACACCCGATGGCGTGAAGATCGATGGCTGGTACTACCTGCCGCCCAACTTCGACCCCAAGAAGAAGTATCCGATGATCGTCTACTACTACGGGGGCACCGTGCCCCTGACGCGTCAGCTGGAGACGACCTACAACCTCGCGATGTTCGCAGCTCAGGGCTATATCGCCTACTCGCTGAACCCACGAGGCTGCACAGGCTACGGGCAGGCCTTCGCTGCCGACCATCTGAATGCCTGGGGCACTAAGACGGCAGACGATATCATCGGGGCTGTCAAGACCTTCGCCGCGGAGCATCCCTATGTCGACATCAAGAAGATCGGCTGCTGTGGTGCTAGCTACGGCGGCTTCATGACGCAGTACCTGCAGACCAAGACGGATCTCTTCGCTGCTGCCATCAGCCACGCAGGGATCAGCTCCATATCCAGCTACTGGGCTGGGGGCTACTGGGGGGTAGGCTACAGCTCTGTGGCCTCGGCCTCCAGCTATCCCTGGAACAACCCTGAGCTGTACACCAAGCACAGCCCGCTCTTCAACGCCGACAAGATCCACACACCGCTCCTGCTGCTACACGGCACCTCAGACGTCAACGTGCCCCCCAGCGAGAGCACGGCGCTCTACAATGCGCTGAAGATCCTCGGTCGCCCTGTCGAGCTGGTTGAGTTCACGGGCGAAGACCATCACATCCTCGAGCCCGAGCGCCAGGACATCTGGATCCGTACCATCTGTGCTTGGTTTGCCAAGTACCTGCAGGACAAGCCCGAGTGGTGGGATATGCTCTACCCTCGTACGCCCTACGATAAGTAG
- a CDS encoding thiamine pyrophosphate-dependent dehydrogenase E1 component subunit alpha: MAKLKKEDLLEMYRKMEDIRNFDNKVNQLVRRGEVPGMTHFSVGEEAANVGAICGLEKGDLITSNHRGHGQSIAMGIDLNGMMAEIMGKANGVCKGKGGSMHIADVDAGNLGANGIVGGGMGIAIGAALTQKMKKTGKIVICCFGDGATNEGSFHETLNMAAIWDLPVIFYCINNGYGISTPISSVMRTKHVYERAAAYGVPGVFIEDGNDVMAVRETMDKVIKDVRAGKGPVLVEAISYRWYGHSTSDPGKYRTKEEVDEWKKKDPILKFRNYLVDKKLATTEELDALEAASHAAVDEAVDFGRKGPEPAPESAFEDIFTE, encoded by the coding sequence ATGGCAAAGCTTAAGAAAGAAGATCTGCTGGAGATGTACCGCAAGATGGAGGATATCCGCAACTTCGACAACAAGGTGAACCAGCTGGTGCGCCGAGGCGAAGTCCCTGGGATGACCCACTTCTCCGTAGGGGAGGAGGCCGCTAACGTCGGTGCTATCTGCGGGCTCGAGAAGGGTGACCTCATCACCTCCAACCACCGTGGTCACGGTCAGAGTATCGCTATGGGGATCGACCTCAATGGCATGATGGCTGAGATCATGGGTAAGGCCAATGGTGTCTGTAAGGGTAAGGGTGGCTCGATGCACATCGCAGACGTAGACGCTGGTAACCTCGGTGCCAACGGTATCGTAGGTGGTGGTATGGGTATCGCCATCGGTGCAGCCCTCACGCAGAAGATGAAGAAGACGGGCAAGATCGTCATCTGCTGCTTCGGTGATGGGGCTACCAACGAAGGCTCCTTCCACGAGACCCTCAATATGGCAGCGATCTGGGATCTTCCCGTGATCTTCTACTGTATCAATAACGGCTACGGTATCTCTACGCCCATCAGCTCCGTGATGCGCACCAAGCACGTCTATGAGCGTGCAGCTGCCTACGGCGTCCCCGGGGTCTTCATCGAGGATGGTAACGATGTGATGGCCGTACGTGAGACCATGGATAAGGTGATCAAGGACGTCCGCGCAGGCAAGGGTCCCGTGCTCGTCGAGGCTATCTCCTACCGCTGGTATGGCCACTCGACCTCCGACCCCGGTAAGTACCGCACCAAGGAAGAGGTAGACGAGTGGAAGAAGAAGGATCCTATCCTCAAGTTCCGCAACTATCTCGTCGACAAGAAGCTCGCCACGACCGAGGAGCTCGATGCCCTCGAGGCTGCTAGCCATGCAGCCGTTGATGAGGCTGTCGACTTCGGCCGCAAGGGACCAGAGCCCGCTCCCGAGTCTGCCTTCGAGGATATCTTCACCGAATAG